In one Thioclava sp. ES.031 genomic region, the following are encoded:
- a CDS encoding phosphomannomutase yields MAPKFGTSGLRGLVTELTDALVTDYTHAFISACPQGEAVHVGWDLRPSSPAIAETVIAAIRAAGLTAIREGALPTPALALASMGAGNSAIMVTGSHIPADRNGLKFYVPHGEIAKEDEAAILDRLGQDHPAAEKPGPEIPGADSAARYIARYVDGFGADALAGLRIGVYQHSSVARDILVTAVEAMGATAVPLARSDVFIPVDTEAVDPETRKTLQGWCAEHQLDAVISTDGDADRPMLSDETGTLIPGDVLGALTARLLGAKILCTPVSANTMVDAMPEFDSIHRTKIGSPFVIAAMEAARYADPSAKVVGYEPNGGFLLGFTATGPAGPIAPLATRDCLLPIVAPLVAAKQAGTALSGLVAQLPARFTAADRVAEVPTDRSRAFIDRLADDPAARAEFFSDFAPAEQIDRTDGLRLTFPSGEIVHLRPSGNAPECRCYAEAATSERAQTLVARYLTALRTELT; encoded by the coding sequence ATGGCACCGAAATTTGGCACCAGCGGCCTGCGGGGCCTCGTCACCGAACTGACCGACGCGCTGGTCACCGATTACACCCACGCTTTCATTTCGGCCTGCCCGCAGGGCGAAGCCGTTCATGTCGGTTGGGACCTGCGCCCCTCCTCCCCCGCAATAGCCGAGACCGTCATCGCCGCGATCCGCGCCGCGGGCCTCACCGCCATTCGCGAAGGCGCGCTGCCTACGCCCGCTCTGGCGCTCGCCTCGATGGGAGCGGGCAATTCGGCGATCATGGTCACCGGCAGCCACATTCCCGCGGATCGCAACGGGCTGAAATTTTATGTCCCGCATGGCGAGATCGCGAAGGAGGACGAGGCCGCGATTCTCGACCGGCTCGGTCAGGACCATCCCGCAGCCGAAAAACCGGGGCCCGAAATCCCGGGGGCGGACAGCGCGGCGCGCTACATCGCGCGCTATGTCGACGGGTTCGGGGCGGACGCCCTCGCAGGGCTGCGCATCGGTGTCTATCAGCACAGCTCGGTCGCGCGCGACATCCTCGTCACCGCGGTGGAGGCGATGGGCGCGACCGCCGTGCCGCTCGCACGTTCTGACGTTTTCATCCCCGTCGACACCGAGGCTGTCGATCCCGAGACCCGCAAAACCCTGCAAGGCTGGTGCGCCGAACACCAGCTCGATGCGGTGATTTCGACCGATGGCGATGCCGATCGTCCGATGCTGAGCGACGAGACCGGCACGCTGATCCCCGGCGACGTGCTGGGCGCGCTGACTGCTCGGCTTCTCGGGGCAAAAATCCTCTGCACGCCGGTCTCCGCCAATACGATGGTCGATGCGATGCCCGAATTCGACAGCATCCATCGCACGAAGATCGGCTCGCCCTTCGTGATCGCCGCGATGGAGGCCGCGCGCTATGCCGATCCCTCCGCGAAGGTCGTGGGGTACGAGCCCAATGGCGGCTTCCTCCTGGGCTTCACCGCAACGGGCCCTGCGGGGCCGATTGCGCCGCTCGCGACGCGCGATTGCCTGCTGCCGATCGTCGCTCCGCTTGTTGCGGCGAAACAGGCCGGCACCGCCCTCAGCGGCCTTGTCGCCCAGCTTCCCGCCCGTTTCACCGCGGCCGACCGGGTCGCCGAAGTCCCGACGGACCGTTCGCGCGCCTTCATTGACCGCCTTGCCGACGACCCCGCCGCCCGGGCGGAATTCTTCAGCGATTTCGCCCCGGCCGAACAGATCGACCGCACCGATGGGCTGCGCCTGACCTTCCCCTCGGGCGAGATCGTCCATCTGCGCCCCTCGGGCAACGCGCCCGAATGCCGTTGCTATGCCGAAGCCGCAACATCGGAGCGCGCGCAGACCCTCGTGGCGCGCTACCTCACGGCGCTACGAACCGAACTCACCTAG
- a CDS encoding glycosyltransferase, with protein sequence MHGPIISLRAASTAQADMPDLTAQQPLFAARSAHGADLPAPLFSYIDYARHRAGMAEHLPLDGSDAAVADILRWYLDSYAAQHPSQQIPLSRAAIDWLNAQTRPGGPSRAMELFGKTGDPDAASAWALRDAPSLGLGDCLLPDSLIETLAETKGSSPWPMTRGLLALREAIPPLAQFSPKTERHRRMLHVLAMILAVERPEILLFLPRSETKTLLEGGRLSDVCSQLHPGPPITRARYAAALREKGFDLESMSFLRTPDGHRIAAATRPVPEGTAVDVQIHGPFAKASGLGQSTRLSHDILSRCEVTLNAVQSARDNPTPAQDGAKTGAPRPARINLLHLNGDAVPPAFAFDADSYSGAYNIAYMHWELDRAPACHHLALDLVDEVWVPSEYCAEIYRKETDTPVVNVGMCYPEPPAIDRAHARSALRQRNDWPAESFVCLASFDSFSFVQRKNPLGTIHAFREAFAEDAEARLLIKTQNRSHVCDAAQATLWAEIDRLVAADPRIALLDETLDHAGVLELMAGADLYVSLHRSEGWGFGMLEAMTLGVPVLCTSYSGNLEFCNEVTAWLVPASEIEIEIEIEIEVAPQDYLYVEPGMHWGEPDHAAAVAQFRAARSAPEARRKKAAQAEAFVRHHFSADAIAARYSARLSEIFTRLDGARKPLARPAE encoded by the coding sequence ATGCATGGCCCGATCATCTCGCTGCGCGCCGCGTCCACCGCGCAGGCGGACATGCCCGATCTGACCGCGCAGCAACCGCTCTTCGCGGCGCGTTCCGCGCATGGCGCAGACCTGCCCGCGCCTCTCTTTTCCTACATCGATTACGCGCGCCATCGCGCGGGCATGGCAGAGCATCTCCCGCTCGATGGCAGCGACGCGGCGGTGGCGGACATCCTGCGCTGGTATCTCGACAGCTACGCCGCGCAGCACCCGTCGCAGCAAATCCCGCTGAGCCGAGCCGCGATCGACTGGCTCAACGCGCAGACCCGCCCCGGCGGACCGAGCCGCGCGATGGAGCTCTTCGGTAAGACCGGCGACCCGGACGCGGCATCCGCATGGGCGCTTCGCGACGCCCCGTCGCTCGGGCTCGGCGATTGCCTCCTACCCGACAGCCTGATCGAGACGCTGGCAGAGACGAAAGGCTCCAGCCCCTGGCCGATGACCCGCGGGCTTCTGGCCCTGCGCGAGGCGATCCCGCCGCTCGCGCAATTCTCGCCGAAGACCGAGCGTCACCGCCGGATGCTGCATGTGCTCGCGATGATCCTTGCGGTCGAACGGCCCGAGATCCTGCTGTTCCTGCCCCGCAGCGAAACGAAGACGCTGCTCGAAGGTGGTCGCCTTTCGGATGTCTGCTCGCAACTGCATCCCGGTCCGCCGATCACCCGCGCGCGCTATGCTGCTGCGCTGCGCGAGAAAGGTTTCGACCTCGAGAGCATGTCCTTCCTGCGCACGCCCGACGGCCATCGGATCGCCGCCGCCACGCGCCCCGTCCCCGAAGGCACCGCCGTCGACGTTCAAATCCACGGCCCCTTCGCGAAAGCCTCCGGGTTGGGCCAATCGACGCGGCTGTCGCATGACATTTTGTCCCGCTGCGAGGTCACGCTCAACGCGGTGCAAAGCGCGCGCGACAATCCGACGCCCGCGCAAGACGGCGCCAAGACCGGCGCGCCGCGCCCCGCGCGCATCAACCTGCTGCACCTGAATGGCGACGCGGTGCCCCCGGCCTTCGCCTTCGACGCCGACAGCTACTCTGGCGCCTACAACATCGCCTATATGCATTGGGAGTTGGACCGGGCCCCGGCCTGCCATCACCTCGCGCTCGACCTTGTCGACGAGGTCTGGGTGCCCTCGGAATACTGCGCCGAGATTTACCGCAAAGAGACCGACACGCCGGTGGTGAATGTCGGGATGTGCTACCCCGAACCGCCCGCCATCGACCGGGCTCACGCGCGCAGCGCCCTGCGCCAACGCAATGATTGGCCCGCGGAAAGCTTCGTCTGCCTCGCCAGTTTCGACAGCTTCTCCTTCGTGCAGCGGAAGAACCCGCTCGGCACGATCCACGCTTTCCGTGAAGCCTTCGCCGAAGATGCGGAGGCGCGCCTGCTGATCAAGACGCAAAATCGCAGCCATGTCTGCGACGCGGCACAGGCTACGCTCTGGGCCGAAATCGACCGGCTCGTCGCAGCCGATCCGCGCATCGCTTTGCTCGACGAGACGCTCGATCACGCCGGGGTTCTGGAGCTGATGGCTGGCGCGGACCTATACGTTTCGCTGCATCGCTCCGAGGGCTGGGGGTTCGGCATGCTCGAGGCGATGACGCTTGGCGTGCCGGTCCTGTGCACGAGCTATTCCGGCAATCTGGAATTTTGCAACGAGGTCACTGCGTGGCTCGTGCCCGCGTCCGAGATCGAGATCGAGATCGAGATCGAGATCGAAGTCGCGCCGCAGGACTATCTCTATGTCGAGCCCGGAATGCACTGGGGCGAGCCGGATCACGCCGCCGCGGTCGCCCAGTTCCGCGCGGCACGCAGCGCCCCGGAGGCGCGCAGGAAAAAGGCGGCGCAGGCCGAAGCCTTCGTGCGCCACCACTTCTCTGCCGATGCGATTGCCGCGCGCTACAGTGCCCGCCTGTCCGAGATTTTCACCCGGCTCGACGGGGCGCGCAAACCGCTCGCCCGCCCCGCCGAGTAA
- a CDS encoding DUF4214 domain-containing protein — MPQLTPVATVTNDAENFLTSITDLLLVQGETGPTLYSISNAPGGISQIPLTARLNSSDLAYLSESAGLDAAGTLTEISIDGSSALMVTGSASGAFQAVWLNQNDGGISDVFTLPGAVAPGAVLAIAPLQPGAQSFFVGALSHGSGLHVWQMGAGGRMTEIAQGIAGEVWSENDVHALDTVEIEGAQYVLAASVTDNSLTTLALDTQGQLQIASQIDARDGLFINTPNSIETIQVGGQAYAVLGAAGTSSISVVALGPGGRMEVTDQINDDLGTRFDGMTTLETVTMGDQVYVLAGGADDGVSLLTLLPGGKLVQIGTLADGLETALSDPAAAAMIANATGLDIFVAGDVPASLSDQGMGISHIKVELGPAGLALKLGDGGDTANGGVENDQISGGAGDDQIRGGAGADILQDGGGADSLWGGEGQDVFVLDADGRTDFIMDYEPGIDRLDLSSMAWFYIKEALDIAPTATGADIRIGDERVIVNTADGSSLSAADFETSELRDLWHSAINPLEVGDIHKEGTAQGDLIDGRGGDDLLVGNDGPDILQGMAGDDLLNGGRIDRSYDPFAAQVFRVYQATLDRAPDGNGLHYWTDLLSSGAVELQEVADRFINSPEFQSNYAETSDAEFLTLLYQNVLDRAPDVGGLTYWLDQLDQGVKSREEVVLGFSESPEFRDSTEIDTLMLSHASAQTDFTDDVFRLYQATLGREPNLGGMMYWSEMQADGMEFLDVVSGFVNSPEFTSTYGNLDDAGFVSLLYQNVLGRAPDSEGLTWWVDQLDSGGYTREKVVAAFAQSPEMITQTAQPQIDWFRSFGFEDQLDGGEGYNLLQGGAMADQFVFRADEDGHHVIIDIEPWDRLSFDGFNYSSAAEARSHMVEAGSGVTFTDQGVTVEFIDADLGLFTDGMFDVSG, encoded by the coding sequence ATGCCTCAATTGACGCCGGTCGCGACTGTTACGAATGATGCGGAAAACTTCCTGACGTCGATCACCGACCTGCTTCTCGTGCAGGGCGAGACGGGGCCGACGCTCTACTCGATTTCGAATGCGCCGGGCGGTATCTCGCAGATCCCGCTGACTGCGCGGCTGAATTCGAGCGATCTGGCTTATCTGAGCGAGAGTGCAGGGCTGGATGCGGCCGGGACGCTGACCGAGATTTCGATCGATGGCAGCTCTGCCTTAATGGTGACCGGTTCGGCGTCGGGCGCGTTTCAGGCGGTCTGGCTGAACCAGAATGACGGCGGAATCAGCGATGTGTTCACGCTGCCGGGGGCGGTTGCGCCCGGTGCGGTGCTTGCGATCGCGCCGCTGCAACCGGGCGCGCAGAGCTTTTTCGTCGGGGCCCTGTCGCATGGCAGCGGGCTGCATGTCTGGCAGATGGGTGCCGGAGGCCGGATGACCGAGATCGCGCAGGGCATCGCGGGCGAGGTCTGGTCAGAGAATGACGTCCATGCGCTCGATACGGTCGAGATCGAGGGCGCGCAGTATGTCCTTGCGGCTTCGGTGACGGATAATTCGCTGACCACGCTCGCGCTCGATACGCAGGGACAGCTGCAAATCGCCAGTCAGATCGATGCGCGCGACGGCCTCTTCATCAACACCCCGAATTCGATCGAGACGATCCAGGTGGGCGGACAGGCCTACGCGGTTCTGGGGGCGGCGGGCACAAGCTCGATCTCTGTCGTGGCGCTCGGTCCGGGCGGTCGGATGGAGGTCACCGATCAGATCAATGACGATCTGGGCACGCGGTTCGACGGCATGACGACGCTCGAAACCGTGACGATGGGCGATCAGGTCTATGTGCTGGCCGGAGGCGCCGATGATGGGGTCAGCCTGCTCACGCTGCTGCCCGGCGGCAAACTGGTCCAGATCGGGACACTGGCAGACGGGCTAGAGACCGCGCTTTCTGATCCGGCTGCGGCGGCGATGATCGCCAATGCGACCGGGCTCGATATTTTCGTGGCGGGCGACGTGCCCGCGAGCTTGAGCGATCAGGGGATGGGGATCAGCCATATCAAGGTGGAGTTGGGCCCCGCTGGTCTGGCGCTGAAGCTTGGCGATGGTGGCGACACCGCAAACGGCGGCGTCGAGAACGATCAGATTTCCGGTGGCGCTGGCGATGACCAAATCCGTGGCGGGGCGGGGGCCGACATTCTGCAAGACGGCGGCGGCGCGGATTCCCTCTGGGGCGGCGAGGGGCAGGATGTGTTCGTGCTCGACGCGGACGGGCGCACCGATTTCATCATGGATTACGAGCCCGGCATCGATCGGCTCGACCTCTCGAGCATGGCGTGGTTCTACATCAAGGAGGCTCTGGATATCGCCCCGACCGCGACGGGGGCCGATATCCGGATCGGCGATGAGCGGGTGATCGTGAATACCGCGGACGGCTCAAGCCTGAGCGCCGCGGATTTCGAAACCTCGGAGCTACGCGATCTGTGGCATTCCGCAATCAACCCGCTCGAGGTCGGCGATATCCACAAGGAAGGTACCGCGCAGGGCGATCTGATCGACGGGCGCGGCGGCGATGATCTGCTCGTCGGCAATGACGGGCCGGATATCCTGCAAGGCATGGCGGGGGATGATCTGCTCAATGGCGGGCGGATTGATCGCAGCTACGATCCGTTCGCGGCACAGGTGTTCCGGGTCTATCAGGCGACGCTTGACCGGGCGCCCGATGGGAACGGTCTGCACTATTGGACGGACCTCCTGTCGAGCGGCGCGGTCGAACTTCAGGAGGTCGCGGATCGGTTCATCAACTCGCCGGAATTCCAGTCGAACTACGCGGAGACGAGCGACGCGGAGTTCCTGACGCTGCTTTACCAGAATGTGCTGGATCGGGCCCCCGATGTCGGGGGGCTGACCTATTGGCTCGACCAGCTGGATCAGGGGGTGAAAAGTCGGGAGGAAGTTGTTTTGGGATTTTCGGAAAGCCCGGAATTTCGGGATTCGACAGAGATCGACACGCTCATGCTGAGCCATGCCAGTGCGCAGACGGATTTCACCGATGACGTATTCCGTTTGTATCAAGCGACGCTGGGGCGCGAGCCGAACCTAGGCGGGATGATGTATTGGAGCGAGATGCAGGCGGACGGGATGGAGTTCCTCGATGTCGTCTCCGGCTTCGTCAATTCGCCCGAATTCACGTCGACCTACGGCAATCTCGACGATGCCGGTTTCGTCTCGCTTCTCTATCAGAACGTCTTGGGGCGGGCGCCGGACAGCGAGGGGCTGACATGGTGGGTCGATCAGCTCGACAGCGGGGGCTACACCCGCGAGAAAGTGGTCGCCGCATTTGCGCAAAGCCCCGAGATGATCACCCAGACGGCGCAGCCGCAGATCGATTGGTTCCGCTCTTTCGGCTTCGAGGATCAGCTCGATGGCGGCGAGGGGTACAATCTGCTGCAGGGCGGTGCGATGGCGGATCAGTTCGTCTTCCGCGCGGATGAGGACGGGCACCATGTCATTATCGATATCGAGCCCTGGGATCGGCTGAGCTTCGATGGCTTCAACTACAGCTCTGCCGCCGAAGCCCGCAGCCATATGGTCGAGGCGGGCTCCGGCGTGACCTTCACCGATCAGGGCGTCACGGTCGAGTTCATCGATGCCGATCTCGGCCTGTTCACCGACGGGATGTTCGACGTCTCGGGCTAG
- a CDS encoding DUF4405 domain-containing protein, with product MPAILNRYATPFITGLFLVSLISGIALFFHWGSAWFHGMHEWLSMVLIVPFVLHIWKNWRPMTAYFKRAPMGLALALSVVAALAFVLPAATSSQSGARGGPPQFAIAQALFDAPLSEAAPVLGLSGTDAAAKLDADVTQSLTEIASARESSAATLAQQLMGQPQ from the coding sequence ATGCCCGCCATCCTCAACCGCTACGCCACGCCGTTCATCACCGGCCTTTTCCTCGTCTCTTTGATTTCAGGAATCGCCTTGTTCTTCCATTGGGGCAGCGCGTGGTTCCACGGCATGCATGAATGGCTCTCGATGGTGCTGATCGTGCCCTTCGTGCTGCATATCTGGAAGAACTGGCGGCCGATGACCGCCTACTTCAAACGCGCGCCGATGGGGCTGGCGCTCGCGCTTTCGGTCGTGGCGGCGCTGGCCTTCGTCCTTCCCGCCGCGACGAGTTCTCAAAGCGGCGCGCGTGGCGGACCTCCGCAATTCGCGATCGCGCAGGCGCTGTTCGACGCGCCCTTGTCGGAGGCCGCGCCCGTGCTCGGCCTCTCGGGCACCGACGCCGCCGCCAAGCTGGACGCCGATGTGACGCAAAGCCTGACCGAGATCGCCTCGGCCCGCGAAAGCTCCGCCGCGACGCTTGCCCAGCAATTGATGGGGCAGCCGCAATAA
- the rplK gene encoding 50S ribosomal protein L11, with translation MAKKVVGQLKLQIPAGGANPSPPVGPALGQRGINIMEFCKAFNAKTQEMDKQAKIPTIITYYADKSFTFEIKQPTASFMIKQAAGLKPVGKRNRPKGSEAPGRVVAATITAAQVREIAEAKMKDLNANDIEGAMNIILGSAKSIGIEVKG, from the coding sequence ATGGCCAAGAAAGTTGTTGGGCAGCTCAAGCTGCAAATTCCGGCAGGCGGCGCGAACCCGTCCCCGCCGGTCGGTCCGGCGCTGGGTCAGCGCGGGATCAACATCATGGAATTCTGCAAGGCGTTCAACGCCAAGACGCAGGAAATGGACAAGCAGGCGAAGATCCCGACGATCATCACCTACTACGCCGACAAGTCGTTCACCTTCGAGATCAAGCAGCCCACCGCGAGCTTCATGATCAAGCAGGCAGCCGGCCTCAAGCCGGTCGGCAAGCGTAACCGTCCGAAGGGTTCGGAAGCTCCGGGCCGCGTCGTCGCCGCGACCATCACCGCCGCTCAGGTGCGTGAGATCGCCGAAGCGAAGATGAAGGACCTGAACGCCAACGACATCGAAGGCGCGATGAACATCATCCTCGGCTCCGCGAAGTCGATCGGTATCGAGGTGAAAGGCTAA
- the nusG gene encoding transcription termination/antitermination protein NusG, translating to MAKRWYSVSVLSNFEKKVAEQIRQAVIDQGLEDQIEEVLVPTEEVIEVRRGKKVTSERRFMPGYVLVRMEMTDKGYHLINSTNRVTGFLGPQGRPMPMGDAEVNRILSRVDESGEQAAPRSLITFEVGENVNVTDGPFEGFSGMVEEVDEAASRLKVTVSIFGRPTPVELEYTQVQKTA from the coding sequence ATGGCGAAGCGTTGGTATTCGGTAAGCGTTCTCTCGAACTTCGAGAAGAAAGTCGCCGAGCAAATCCGTCAGGCCGTGATCGATCAAGGTCTGGAAGATCAGATCGAAGAGGTTCTGGTGCCGACCGAAGAAGTGATCGAGGTGCGTCGCGGAAAGAAAGTGACCTCCGAACGTCGCTTCATGCCGGGCTACGTGCTGGTGCGGATGGAGATGACCGACAAGGGTTATCACCTGATCAACTCGACGAACCGGGTCACCGGCTTCCTCGGGCCGCAGGGCCGGCCGATGCCGATGGGCGATGCGGAAGTGAACCGCATCCTCAGCCGTGTCGACGAATCGGGTGAGCAGGCCGCGCCGCGCAGCCTCATCACCTTCGAGGTCGGCGAGAACGTGAATGTGACCGACGGGCCCTTCGAGGGCTTCTCGGGCATGGTCGAGGAAGTGGACGAGGCGGCGAGCCGCCTGAAAGTCACCGTCTCGATCTTCGGCCGGCCGACGCCGGTCGAGCTGGAATACACGCAGGTGCAGAAAACCGCCTGA
- a CDS encoding DUF2793 domain-containing protein, translated as MSDQTANLALPLILGSQAQKHVTHNEALQQLDALVQLAVISRSVTEPPIGPPEGARYLLPTGALGAWAGQDGALAIFAAGAWQFLTPREGWRAFVLDEAVELVFAAGAWGVPPLPELSQLDGVGIMTGYDAVNRLSVAAEATLLSHAGAGHQLKLNKAAAGETASLLFQSNWSGRAEMGLAGSDDFAIKASADGATWFEGLRIDGATGRAAMPQGAVIDGALTGSGVVGTVAQVGGVSTGAVIEQGSTASGDYIRFADGTQICSAQVSLSYVADWALKQDWAYPAQFAQAPSLSVALDADSLAAGSAIGAGAISFAGVEGVTSSGARAVVYAANGASFLSGESCDLSVTAIGRWV; from the coding sequence ATGTCCGATCAGACCGCCAATCTCGCGCTGCCGCTTATCCTTGGCAGCCAGGCCCAGAAACACGTCACCCATAACGAGGCGCTGCAGCAGCTCGATGCGCTCGTGCAGCTCGCGGTGATTTCGCGCAGCGTGACCGAGCCGCCGATCGGTCCGCCGGAGGGGGCGCGGTATCTGCTGCCGACCGGGGCGCTGGGCGCATGGGCAGGGCAGGACGGGGCGCTTGCGATCTTTGCGGCCGGAGCGTGGCAATTCCTGACCCCGCGTGAGGGCTGGCGCGCTTTCGTGCTGGATGAGGCGGTGGAGCTGGTCTTCGCCGCGGGCGCTTGGGGCGTGCCGCCGTTGCCGGAGTTGAGCCAGCTCGACGGGGTAGGGATCATGACCGGCTATGACGCGGTGAACCGGCTTTCCGTCGCGGCGGAGGCCACACTTCTGAGCCATGCCGGGGCAGGCCATCAACTCAAGCTGAACAAGGCGGCGGCGGGCGAGACGGCAAGCCTTCTGTTCCAGTCGAACTGGTCGGGCCGGGCCGAGATGGGGCTGGCCGGCAGCGACGATTTCGCGATCAAGGCGAGCGCGGACGGCGCGACATGGTTCGAGGGGCTGCGCATTGATGGCGCCACCGGGCGCGCGGCGATGCCGCAAGGCGCGGTGATCGACGGAGCGCTGACGGGCAGCGGTGTCGTCGGCACGGTCGCGCAGGTTGGTGGCGTGTCGACGGGCGCCGTGATCGAGCAGGGCAGCACCGCCTCGGGCGATTACATCCGCTTTGCCGATGGCACGCAGATTTGCTCGGCGCAGGTGAGCCTTTCTTACGTCGCGGATTGGGCACTCAAGCAGGATTGGGCCTATCCGGCGCAATTCGCGCAGGCGCCCTCTCTGAGTGTCGCGCTCGATGCGGACAGCCTCGCGGCGGGCAGCGCCATCGGTGCGGGCGCGATCTCCTTTGCGGGTGTCGAGGGCGTCACGAGCTCGGGCGCGCGCGCCGTGGTCTATGCCGCGAATGGCGCGAGTTTCCTCAGCGGTGAAAGCTGCGACCTGAGCGTCACCGCGATCGGGCGCTGGGTGTGA
- the secE gene encoding preprotein translocase subunit SecE: MANPLQFLQQVRSEAGKVAWPSRREVLLTTGMVLAMAALTAIFFSLVDWVIRLGVTQVIGS, translated from the coding sequence ATGGCAAACCCACTCCAGTTTCTCCAGCAGGTGCGCTCGGAAGCGGGCAAAGTGGCTTGGCCGAGCCGCCGCGAAGTTCTGCTGACGACCGGCATGGTGCTGGCGATGGCTGCGCTGACGGCAATCTTTTTCTCGCTCGTGGACTGGGTGATCCGTCTCGGCGTGACGCAGGTGATCGGGAGCTGA
- a CDS encoding ABC transporter ATP-binding protein, whose translation MIRLQNLSKSFRVPGGEKVVARDICTSFPSGRSVALLGRNGAGKSTLLQMIAGTARPDRGRVITRGSVSFPVGFAGSFHNDLTGAQNCRFIARIYGVDTDEMVAFVETTAELGAHFRMPLRSYSSGMRARLAFAASMAISFDTYLVDEITAVGDAAFREKSAALFRDRLKDAGAVVVSHSMNQLREICDCGAVLERGRLEFFDDLNAAIACHERNML comes from the coding sequence ATGATCCGGCTGCAAAATCTCAGCAAGAGTTTCCGCGTTCCCGGTGGCGAGAAGGTCGTGGCGCGCGATATTTGCACGAGCTTTCCAAGCGGCCGATCTGTCGCGTTGCTGGGGAGAAACGGCGCCGGAAAGTCGACGCTGCTGCAGATGATCGCAGGCACCGCGCGGCCCGATCGGGGGCGGGTGATCACGCGGGGCAGCGTGTCGTTCCCGGTGGGCTTCGCTGGATCGTTTCACAACGACCTGACGGGCGCGCAGAATTGCCGCTTCATCGCGCGTATCTACGGGGTGGATACCGATGAGATGGTGGCTTTCGTTGAGACGACCGCCGAGCTTGGGGCGCATTTCCGGATGCCGCTGCGCAGCTATTCTTCCGGGATGCGTGCGCGATTGGCGTTTGCGGCGTCGATGGCGATCAGCTTTGACACCTATCTCGTCGACGAGATCACGGCGGTCGGCGATGCCGCGTTTCGCGAAAAGAGCGCAGCCCTGTTTCGCGACCGGCTGAAAGACGCCGGGGCGGTTGTGGTCAGCCACTCGATGAACCAGTTGCGCGAGATTTGCGATTGCGGCGCGGTGCTGGAGCGTGGACGGCTTGAGTTTTTCGACGATCTCAACGCCGCGATTGCCTGCCACGAACGCAACATGCTTTGA
- the rplA gene encoding 50S ribosomal protein L1: MAKLGKRTKAAREAFAGKSNVSVEEAVSLIKSNANAKFDETLEIAMNLGVDPRHADQMVRGVVALPNGTGKTVRVAVFARGAKADEAKEAGADIVGAEDLMETIQGGTIEFDRCIATPDMMPIVGRLGKVLGPRNLMPNPKVGTVTMDVKAAVEAAKGGQVQFKVEKAGVIHGGIGKVSFSEEQLAENIRAFVDAVTKAKPAGAKGTYMKKVSLSSTMGPGVAVDITSATGN, from the coding sequence ATGGCAAAGCTCGGTAAACGCACCAAAGCCGCCCGCGAAGCCTTCGCCGGCAAGTCCAACGTCTCCGTCGAGGAAGCCGTTTCGCTGATCAAGTCGAACGCGAACGCGAAATTCGACGAGACCCTCGAAATCGCAATGAACCTCGGTGTCGACCCCCGTCACGCCGACCAGATGGTTCGTGGCGTCGTCGCTCTGCCGAACGGCACCGGCAAGACCGTCCGCGTGGCTGTCTTCGCTCGTGGCGCGAAAGCGGATGAGGCCAAGGAAGCCGGGGCCGATATCGTCGGCGCCGAGGACCTGATGGAAACCATTCAGGGCGGCACGATCGAATTCGATCGCTGCATCGCGACCCCGGACATGATGCCGATCGTCGGCCGTCTGGGTAAGGTCCTGGGCCCGCGCAACCTGATGCCGAACCCGAAAGTCGGCACCGTGACGATGGACGTGAAAGCGGCTGTCGAAGCGGCGAAAGGTGGCCAGGTTCAGTTCAAGGTCGAGAAGGCCGGCGTCATTCATGGCGGCATCGGCAAGGTCTCCTTCTCCGAGGAGCAGCTGGCCGAAAACATCCGCGCCTTCGTGGATGCCGTGACCAAAGCCAAGCCTGCCGGCGCGAAAGGCACCTACATGAAGAAGGTGTCCCTGAGCTCGACGATGGGCCCGGGCGTCGCCGTCGACATCACGTCGGCGACCGGCAACTAA